From Granulicella sp. WH15, the proteins below share one genomic window:
- a CDS encoding metallophosphoesterase family protein, with translation MRALVLSDIHGNLEALQAVLDAASGWDALWNLGDIVGYGASPNEVIDLIRPLSSLTVRGNHDRVCCGLTSPNGFNPVARAAALWTREELTAENTEWLRALEQGPLHPAQPGVTCAHGSPLNEDQYILSMRDAWAPLQQMTTSITFFGHTHLQGGFSQKEHDWHELRPAYASANEAGSWVFEIPAETRQLINPGSVGQPRDYDWRAAYAIYDTEAATITFHRVPYDVVRAQGRILMAGLPERLALRLREGR, from the coding sequence ATGCGTGCCTTAGTCCTCTCCGACATCCACGGAAACCTTGAAGCCCTTCAGGCCGTCCTCGACGCTGCCAGCGGGTGGGACGCGCTCTGGAACCTCGGCGATATCGTGGGCTATGGGGCCAGCCCGAACGAGGTCATCGACCTTATCCGGCCGCTCTCGAGCCTGACCGTGCGCGGCAACCACGACCGCGTCTGCTGCGGGCTGACCTCGCCGAATGGGTTCAACCCCGTCGCCCGCGCCGCCGCGCTGTGGACCCGCGAGGAGCTGACGGCCGAGAATACGGAATGGCTGCGGGCGCTTGAGCAGGGGCCGCTGCATCCGGCGCAACCCGGCGTCACCTGCGCCCATGGCTCACCGCTCAATGAAGACCAGTACATCCTGAGTATGCGCGATGCGTGGGCTCCGCTGCAGCAGATGACGACCTCCATCACCTTCTTTGGGCACACTCATCTGCAGGGAGGGTTTTCGCAGAAGGAGCACGACTGGCACGAGCTGCGGCCCGCGTACGCCAGCGCCAACGAGGCAGGCTCCTGGGTCTTCGAGATTCCGGCGGAGACACGGCAGTTGATTAACCCCGGCTCGGTGGGCCAGCCCCGGGACTACGACTGGCGCGCTGCCTATGCCATCTACGACACCGAGGCCGCCACGATTACCTTCCATCGCGTGCCCTACGACGTGGTTCGTGCGCAGGGCCGCATCCTGATGGCCGGATTGCCCGAACGGCTAGCCCTGCGGCTGCGCGAAGGCAGATAG